Part of the Xenopus laevis strain J_2021 chromosome 2S, Xenopus_laevis_v10.1, whole genome shotgun sequence genome is shown below.
TAATGGCTCAGCAGCAAGCTCAGCTATTCCCATGTGGGACACCAGTACTCACCATGATGGAGAAGACCAGTGCTACGATGTTGACTGGCCAGACTGGACAGAAGCAGGAGAAGATGGCCAGGATGAGATAGTCGGTGGGCCTGCCCTGCTCTTGGGTGGTGGTGGCAGTGGAGGACGCCCTGGCAAGGCTGACCCTGGAGGGCGAGAGAGGGGCAGACTCCAGTTGCCCAGCTGATACCGATTTGTAAGGCAGGTTGTGGCCATTTTGTTccaggtctcccatagacttctcgCTGGACATGGTGACAGAAAAGGACTTCTTCATGCCATTCTCCTCCTTATTCTCTGAGGCATTGGTGAGGAGTTTCTCAGTCTCATGGGAGTCTGTGGGCAGAGGGTTCCCTGAACCTCCCAGTACCTTCTCATATTGGGTGTCGGTATTAATGGCCATGGTGTTCCCTGTTGAGTTCTCAGgacttctctttctctctctcactccACAATACAACGAGATGAACCAAAATAAACTTCTGCTTCAGTGCTGCTAAAATCCCATTTAGACAAATAGTGGGGGGGGTGGGGGAAATGTTGTGTGAAGGGAGGGAAGAAGGCAGAAGGCACGGCTGCGGCGAGGAATTAGTGGAGAGCTGAGGGAAGACCTGGGTGGTGCATGTTCCAGAGTGAGGAGGGCTGTGTCTGCCTTGTAAATGCTCTGCTGCAGACTGCTCCTGCCCTGCCCCTGCCCCAGCTAAAGGCTGTACAAGTGGAATCGTCCTCTCAGGACAAACCAACTCACATGCTGCTGGGCTGATGACACAGGCAGATTATTGCAGCTTTCTGAGCAGCAGCATCACAAGAGAGTCCCCAGGGGGCAAGCAAAGGAATTTCCCTCACATCCCCATCTCTGCCTAATAGCCATGTAGTGCCACAGGGCTTATTTAGGAAGGAATATCCTTTCTCCCATCTAATCCATAACATTCCTTTCATGTGTTTCATGCTCCATCTAAATGTTTTGTGCTGcgtttatcatttatttaaatttgctgTGTTAGTGAAAGTATCCGAGTCTGAATAGAGATGCGGCTCCTGCTGCTGCTTCTACTATGGTGCATTGGGCTTTATAAAGTGGACATCTTTtgtttacacattaaatatatagatttgtaaggattccatttaaaaaaaatctcaatatttCTTCACTGCTTTAGGGAGTCTGCAAATCactgaatattaatattatatcagCTTTATTTCTACATGACTCCACTGTATTAGCTACTCAGTTattccattgacttataatgtGCAGATCCACTTAAATCAGGGTTGTTTTTCCCCATGTGTTTGTACGACATCTAATATTCCCTTGAACCACTGCTATTGCAAAGACTGACTACTGGGGGCAACTCCTGTCTCGATTCCCCATGTCCAGCagagactgtaagctctatggaacAGTGATTCCCTGTATCTAAGGATACATGCcttagatatacatatatacagtacatgccttgtttttgtaagtaattgttacttgaagttcctaaacctgttttgccaacctgactgtcccatctcagcctgtgaGAGTTTctaaagcctaatcaaacaaatgatttatgcttttcaaagttggccacagggggtcaccatcttgtcactttgtttaacatctttgcaagaccaagactgtgcacatgctcagtgtggtctgggctgcttagggatcgtcatcaaaacggcacaagtcaaataatatctggcagaagccgatacagcaagactgattaataatcagaatatacagactgcactgggtcctgtgttgtcatgtcatctaatgtggattttatagtttttgtattgtttaatataaactttctccaactctgcagaaccagtggctgcagcaaaataatcctccagatagaatcccagtttatctgtttaaatctggctccatgatctttgtccctgcagctggagttgcaaacagtaaagggaatgtaaaggcaaacataaaatccaatacaaatctctacacagtcacgactgctctacagggaaacaaacaaagctgcttgagttctgcatggctgggaagtaaggcaggggctccccctgctgttcataagtatgattgtttccctgcagagcagttagggactgtctgacaattcctatctgcagcagtaaaGGGGGTTGGGAAATTAGGCCCCTgaaaggtagggttgccaccttttctgtagaAAAATACTgtccttcttttatttttttccatattaacaACATTGGCATCAAGGATATTTTTTTACCAGCCTGGTAGCAACCATAGTGGAAATAAATTATTATGCCCAGAGAGAACCCACGTATGGAGAACATACAATCTCCATGCAgatcagttgtttttttaaataattaaaaatggtgttactggtcctttaagcagatGTCCAGTAATGTTTGACACACTTACAAGTACAAGTCCATGCTGATGGCACAAACatcctatttttttgttttttgtttgaagGTCACATATTCCACATTGGAGAGAGACCCTGTAtctagaaacccccaggtctctgGTATTCTTGATCAATTCACCTAAATAAGGACTAACTGGAGACAACGGGATCAGTTGAGACAAAGTTGACACAGggtgaaaaatagaaaatgacgTTTCGCATTTGATACATGTGGGAAATTAATTTGCCCTACTTGATGCACTTTGATACAGACAGGCAAAATAACTAAATCTTTGTAGCCAAACCTTATGAGAAATGTTCCAAATGTGGAATAATGTGCAAAACCCCCCACCATACAGGTGAAGGCAGACAAGTATAAAAGGTCGTGGTGCCATCTAGTGGATCTATTTGAACATTGTTAGTACTGGAGAATAAAGCTGCAAAGGATCAGTTCTGTACAACTGCgaaacatttgaaaatatacaAGAATTTAAAGGCTTGGTTCGTctttatgttaatttttaatatgttatagaattctaagcaacttttcaattggtcttcattattcattttattatagttttgtgataatttgccaccttcttactctttccagctttctaatgggggtcacttgcccccatctttaaaaaaatgctctgtaaggctacaaaaatgtattgttattgcttctttttaaagaaaacattttgtgtaaaaattaaGAATGTAttagtgcgttatactcatttagatatagaagaattgtgcttaaaaagtagtgtttcaggcttattaaatatttctgcaaaatccctaataatccctcccttctcttccacttgctgctccctgaatttccaggctgtgcactcagctcactgcactgtaggacaggaaccaatcagcagctagcaggacctgatagggaactgaagcctgtctgtgcttgtgtgactgcagggctgtgattggctgtcccccctcctactgtgcttctggcagggaccgttaggacacgcccacccctcatttgaaacacaaacagggaccagagaacatctatagggagctccaataaagtagaataaagaataaagatttttaaatttttagtacaatgtgatttttcatttatcctatatgtctcctttaattactcatcttttttttttaaatttattaagtaAAGATGCAGTGACAATGCCAAAGAATAATCATATAAATCCGTAAACCAGATAATGGGAACATACAGAAATTAACAATAACACAATGAAACACAATGGAACATCAataagaaaatatagaaatacatttCACTTGCTTCTGGAAAGTTAATGTCCTTGTTAAGTAGAGTCTTGAGTGAGAGTAGCACTTTTTAGAATGGCTTGAATTTTAGTCATTTCAATGTGGTTTAGAGTAGAtagaaatgttttccattttgtCATGAAT
Proteins encoded:
- the trarg1.S gene encoding trafficking regulator of GLUT4 1, with the protein product MAINTDTQYEKVLGGSGNPLPTDSHETEKLLTNASENKEENGMKKSFSVTMSSEKSMGDLEQNGHNLPYKSVSAGQLESAPLSPSRVSLARASSTATTTQEQGRPTDYLILAIFSCFCPVWPVNIVALVFSIMSRNSMQQGDLDGARRLGRLARLLSVVSILLGLVIIVLCILSLTVFQ